A section of the Gloeobacter violaceus PCC 7421 genome encodes:
- a CDS encoding transporter substrate-binding domain-containing protein — translation MPAALRTAVLTVSLLALLQTVGAAAPLEAILQRRYLIVGVKENLYPLGFRDKRGELAGFEIDLARQFAEALFADPTAVKLVPVRNRDRLEALEKQHVDLVIANLSIGVPRARAVDFSFPYLTVNQAVLLKRESTLRTLSDLERVRLAVLSGSSNERAIRAFLPGAGLVPVASYQEGVQALETGRADGFAADGTVLGGWVQDRPAYRLLSTELDTSGLSVAMPRGLQNDSLRRWVNGQIERLLKQGWLAERARIWGLTGRS, via the coding sequence GTGCCTGCAGCACTGCGCACGGCCGTCCTGACGGTGAGCTTGCTTGCTCTGCTGCAAACCGTCGGCGCCGCCGCCCCGCTCGAAGCGATCCTGCAGCGCCGCTATTTAATAGTGGGAGTCAAGGAAAACCTCTACCCACTCGGTTTTCGCGACAAGCGCGGCGAACTGGCCGGTTTTGAAATTGATCTGGCCCGCCAGTTCGCCGAAGCGCTTTTTGCCGATCCGACGGCAGTCAAGCTGGTACCGGTGCGCAACCGGGATCGGCTTGAGGCGTTGGAGAAGCAGCACGTCGATCTGGTGATTGCCAATTTAAGCATCGGCGTACCGCGCGCCCGAGCCGTGGACTTCAGCTTTCCGTACCTGACGGTGAACCAGGCCGTGCTGCTTAAGCGCGAGAGCACTCTGCGTACCCTGTCGGATCTGGAACGCGTCCGGCTTGCGGTGCTTTCCGGCTCGAGCAACGAACGGGCCATCCGCGCTTTTCTGCCCGGTGCCGGGCTGGTGCCGGTGGCTTCCTATCAGGAAGGAGTGCAGGCTCTCGAGACCGGCCGGGCCGACGGTTTTGCCGCCGACGGCACCGTCTTGGGCGGCTGGGTGCAGGACCGTCCTGCCTACCGCTTGCTTTCTACCGAGCTTGACACCAGCGGTCTTTCCGTCGCCATGCCCCGAGGTCTCCAGAACGACAGCCTGCGTCGCTGGGTCAACGGCCAGATTGAGCGTTTGCTCAAGCAGGGTTGGCTCGCCGAACGGGCCAGGATCTGGGGCCTGACGGGAAGATCGTGA
- the hpt gene encoding hypoxanthine phosphoribosyltransferase, translating to MVKVLYSEEQIAKQVQLLAGQISVHYAPLVSISYPLVVLPVLKGAFVFSSDLLRRLTVPLRVEFLRASSYRGGTVSGGLELDIPETAFLSGHHLLLLEDIIDTGKTASQILAALKSCGPASLQVCALLDKPARRVAPVEVGFRGFTAPDRFVIGYGMDLAERYRELPYVGELEECTF from the coding sequence GTGGTCAAAGTTTTGTACTCCGAAGAACAGATAGCAAAACAGGTTCAGCTATTGGCGGGCCAGATCAGCGTCCACTACGCGCCGCTGGTGTCGATTTCCTACCCGCTGGTGGTTCTGCCGGTGCTCAAGGGAGCTTTCGTTTTCAGTTCCGATTTGTTGCGGCGCTTGACAGTACCTTTGCGGGTCGAATTTCTGCGCGCGAGTAGCTACCGCGGGGGGACCGTCTCGGGCGGCCTCGAACTCGACATCCCGGAGACGGCCTTTTTGAGCGGCCACCACCTGCTGTTGCTCGAAGACATCATCGACACCGGCAAAACCGCAAGCCAGATCCTCGCTGCCCTCAAAAGCTGCGGCCCGGCCTCGCTGCAAGTTTGTGCGCTGCTCGACAAGCCCGCGCGCCGGGTGGCGCCTGTGGAGGTGGGTTTTCGGGGATTTACCGCCCCGGATCGCTTCGTCATCGGTTACGGCATGGATCTGGCCGAGCGTTACCGGGAGTTGCCTTACGTGGGCGAACTGGAAGAATGCACCTTTTGA
- the rplT gene encoding 50S ribosomal protein L20, whose product MVRVKRGNVARKRRKKILKLAKGFRGSHSKLFTAANQQVMKALRNAYRHRRTKKRDFRSLWIVRINAQARTEGLSYSRLIDGLHKADVALNRKMLAQLAVTDPEAFAEVARVAKSARPV is encoded by the coding sequence ATGGTCCGTGTCAAGCGCGGCAACGTCGCCCGCAAACGTCGCAAAAAAATTCTGAAGCTGGCCAAGGGCTTTCGGGGCAGCCACTCGAAGCTCTTTACCGCCGCCAATCAGCAGGTGATGAAGGCGCTGCGCAACGCCTACCGCCACCGCCGCACCAAAAAGCGCGACTTCCGCTCGCTGTGGATCGTGCGCATCAACGCCCAGGCGCGCACCGAGGGACTCTCCTACAGCCGTCTTATCGATGGTCTCCACAAGGCCGACGTCGCCCTCAACCGCAAGATGCTGGCACAACTGGCCGTCACCGACCCCGAGGCGTTTGCCGAAGTCGCCCGCGTCGCCAAATCCGCCCGCCCCGTCTAG
- a CDS encoding M1 family aminopeptidase — translation MSTRREFALPGARPHYNPDRPGNVEHIALDLAIDLEAQRASGTCRIRLRCVADQTRVFSLDAVELQIEAVHTNGNPADFDHDGAVLWVRPAVPPVAGEVVELAIDYRVEKPRRGIYFVGPDADYPDKSVQVWTQGEDEDSRFWFPCFDYPGQLATSEVRVRVPARYQTVSNGVLTSIEEHNGSKIYHWRQAQVHPCYLITLVVAELSEIQDRWEDIPTPYYVTPGREEEARRTFAKTPSMVAFFSERFGVRYPFARYAQVCAVDFIFGGMENTGATTQTDRCLLDEQAAREIRWPEDLVCHELVHQWFGDLVVIRHWSHAWIKEGAATYFESLWREHEYGSQDAAYYRYQTAQAYFEEDSERYRRPIVTNVYKEPIELYDRHLYEKASTVYHMLRHYLGDAAFFRAVQTFLSANAHRTVETVDLLQAIEAATGRNMLPLFEQYVFKAGHPQFKVRFEWDSEAALAKVEVSQTQIVDEQTVLFDLVIHLGFGFAPDTQPKCVPVRIRQKEQTFCFPFEQKPLYFSFDPGNPVLKTVELEVPPELLKNQLAVDPELMGRIFAAQALAKQLTPDIAQALGAVLLDENQFWGLRAEVAKALGSTKKDYAYAVLREAAGVGDLRARAAAIKALAEDKSPEAFAAIRPGLVDPSYTVSSEAARAVGKAKHADSRALLIQVLASRPSWNDTVGSAALAGLAELKDDPEAIEAILERTRRGTPQALRMAAIRALGSAGEGGENQKILDALAQIAQETQFSTRRAVIAALGSLKSSKALPLLEQIAREDPDGRVRRSALESAESIRSEVGQDKELKKLREAVESLQEENRSLKSRLEVLESRLTSP, via the coding sequence GTGTCCACCCGACGAGAGTTTGCCCTGCCCGGTGCCCGGCCCCACTACAACCCCGACCGACCCGGAAATGTCGAGCACATCGCCCTCGATCTGGCAATCGACCTCGAAGCGCAGCGCGCGAGCGGTACCTGCCGCATCCGCCTGCGGTGCGTTGCCGACCAGACGCGCGTCTTCAGCCTTGATGCGGTCGAGCTGCAAATAGAGGCAGTGCACACCAACGGCAACCCGGCGGACTTCGACCACGACGGCGCGGTGCTGTGGGTGCGGCCCGCCGTACCCCCTGTGGCGGGAGAAGTGGTGGAACTGGCCATTGACTACCGGGTGGAGAAACCCCGGCGCGGCATCTACTTTGTCGGCCCAGACGCCGATTATCCCGACAAGTCTGTGCAGGTCTGGACCCAGGGGGAGGACGAAGATTCGCGTTTCTGGTTTCCCTGTTTCGATTACCCCGGTCAACTGGCCACCTCCGAGGTGCGCGTGCGGGTGCCGGCCCGCTACCAGACGGTCTCCAACGGCGTGCTGACGAGCATTGAGGAGCACAACGGCTCAAAAATTTATCACTGGCGCCAGGCACAGGTGCACCCGTGCTACCTCATCACCCTGGTGGTGGCGGAACTGAGCGAAATTCAAGACCGGTGGGAGGACATCCCGACGCCCTACTACGTCACCCCGGGCCGTGAGGAGGAGGCGCGCCGCACCTTCGCCAAGACCCCGAGCATGGTCGCTTTTTTCTCGGAGCGCTTCGGCGTGCGCTATCCGTTCGCCCGCTACGCGCAAGTCTGCGCGGTCGATTTTATCTTTGGCGGCATGGAGAACACCGGCGCCACCACCCAGACCGACCGCTGTCTGCTGGACGAACAGGCGGCCCGCGAGATCCGCTGGCCCGAAGATCTGGTGTGCCACGAACTGGTGCACCAGTGGTTCGGCGATCTGGTGGTGATCCGCCACTGGTCCCATGCCTGGATTAAAGAAGGGGCAGCCACTTACTTCGAGTCGCTGTGGCGCGAGCACGAGTATGGGTCGCAGGACGCCGCCTACTACCGCTATCAGACCGCCCAGGCCTACTTCGAAGAGGACAGCGAGCGCTATCGTCGGCCTATTGTCACCAACGTCTACAAAGAACCGATCGAGCTTTACGACCGGCACCTCTACGAGAAAGCTTCGACCGTCTACCACATGCTGCGCCATTACCTGGGGGACGCCGCTTTCTTTCGGGCCGTACAAACGTTTTTGAGCGCCAACGCCCACCGCACCGTCGAGACGGTCGACCTGCTGCAGGCTATCGAGGCGGCCACCGGCCGCAACATGCTGCCGCTCTTTGAGCAATACGTCTTCAAAGCCGGCCATCCGCAATTTAAAGTGCGCTTCGAGTGGGACAGCGAGGCTGCCCTCGCCAAAGTCGAGGTGAGTCAGACCCAGATCGTCGATGAGCAGACCGTGCTTTTTGATCTGGTGATCCATCTCGGTTTCGGCTTCGCGCCGGACACACAGCCGAAGTGTGTTCCCGTGCGCATTCGGCAAAAAGAACAAACATTTTGTTTCCCCTTCGAGCAAAAACCGCTCTATTTCAGTTTCGATCCCGGCAACCCTGTGCTCAAAACCGTCGAATTGGAAGTGCCCCCAGAACTACTCAAAAACCAACTCGCGGTCGATCCCGAGTTGATGGGCCGCATCTTCGCCGCCCAAGCGCTCGCCAAGCAGCTCACCCCGGACATCGCCCAGGCACTCGGCGCCGTCCTGCTCGACGAAAACCAGTTCTGGGGTCTGCGCGCTGAAGTGGCCAAGGCTCTCGGTTCAACCAAAAAAGACTACGCCTACGCCGTGCTGCGCGAAGCGGCAGGCGTAGGCGACCTGCGCGCGCGTGCCGCCGCCATCAAGGCCCTGGCCGAGGACAAATCGCCCGAAGCCTTCGCGGCCATCCGTCCCGGTCTGGTAGACCCAAGCTACACGGTGAGCTCCGAGGCGGCCAGAGCCGTGGGCAAAGCCAAACACGCCGATTCGCGGGCGTTGCTTATTCAGGTGCTCGCCTCGCGTCCCTCCTGGAACGACACGGTGGGAAGTGCCGCCCTCGCGGGCCTGGCCGAACTGAAGGACGACCCCGAGGCCATCGAAGCGATCCTGGAGCGCACCCGCCGGGGTACTCCCCAGGCGCTGCGCATGGCGGCGATTCGGGCTCTGGGCAGCGCGGGCGAAGGGGGGGAAAATCAAAAGATCCTCGATGCCCTTGCCCAGATCGCCCAGGAAACCCAGTTTTCGACTCGGCGGGCAGTGATTGCCGCTTTGGGTTCGCTCAAATCGTCTAAGGCTCTGCCGCTGCTGGAGCAAATTGCCCGCGAGGATCCCGACGGTCGTGTCCGGCGCTCTGCCCTGGAGAGCGCCGAATCGATCCGCTCGGAAGTCGGCCAGGACAAAGAACTGAAAAAACTGCGCGAGGCGGTCGAAAGCCTTCAGGAGGAGAACCGCTCGCTGAAAAGTCGTCTGGAAGTGCTCGAAAGCCGGCTCACATCCCCATAG
- a CDS encoding Uma2 family endonuclease, which yields MALTVEDIEKLQKLYPKHKIELRDGAITLVSPSDIVSGMIGARFSRLLGNWVDPRKFGFVFDSSSGFQAPNGDLTAPDVSYVSRARLARLPRSHGPLVLDLVVEIKSSTDIGRLAVATRYQGQGVGRLLIADVLKRTLQASQEVAVYAWCPVGLETQSFSPAAAAKTSPRPARHGELPEIARRRCRGVVFPGVAAIAGRPARGPVYPGP from the coding sequence ATGGCACTGACGGTCGAGGATATCGAGAAACTCCAAAAGCTTTACCCGAAACATAAGATCGAACTGCGCGACGGCGCCATTACGCTTGTGAGCCCCTCCGATATTGTCTCCGGCATGATTGGTGCACGCTTCTCGCGGTTGTTGGGCAACTGGGTGGATCCGCGCAAGTTTGGTTTTGTGTTCGATTCCAGTTCCGGATTCCAAGCGCCCAATGGGGATTTGACTGCCCCTGACGTATCCTATGTTTCGCGCGCCCGCCTCGCGCGCTTGCCGCGCTCCCACGGTCCACTGGTCCTCGATCTGGTCGTGGAGATCAAATCCAGCACCGACATCGGCCGACTAGCCGTGGCAACCCGCTACCAGGGTCAAGGGGTGGGGAGATTGCTGATTGCCGACGTTTTAAAACGCACACTACAAGCCAGCCAGGAAGTCGCAGTATACGCTTGGTGCCCAGTAGGGTTGGAGACCCAGTCTTTTAGCCCAGCTGCTGCCGCAAAAACGTCACCACGTCCTGCCAGGCACGGCGAGCTTCCCGAAATTGCACGGAGGCGGTGCCGTGGCGTTGTTTTTCCCGGCGTAGCCGCCATTGCAGGTAGACCTGCAAGAGGGCCGGTTTACCCAGGGCCGTGA
- the rpmI gene encoding 50S ribosomal protein L35, with the protein MPKMKTRQSAAKRYEVTGSGKLRRRRAGKNHLLQHKSAARKRSLSTKVEVSETDLYKVTRQCPYL; encoded by the coding sequence ATGCCTAAGATGAAGACACGCCAGTCCGCGGCCAAACGCTACGAAGTGACCGGCAGCGGCAAGCTCCGTCGCCGCCGTGCCGGCAAGAACCACTTGCTCCAACACAAGTCGGCGGCGCGCAAACGCAGCCTGTCGACCAAAGTCGAGGTCTCGGAGACCGATCTCTACAAGGTCACCCGCCAGTGCCCTTATCTGTAG
- a CDS encoding c-type cytochrome produces MAIPGLALLVVGLIGFAINAIAEAGQTPYERSVLSFKGNVSTGQDLFEANCSACHGTEAKGWVGPNLEEVKERKSDLQLIRQVTRGETPPMPKFELNEKQMADLLSYLKSI; encoded by the coding sequence ATGGCCATTCCTGGTCTTGCCCTGCTGGTGGTGGGTTTGATCGGCTTTGCCATCAACGCGATCGCCGAGGCCGGTCAGACCCCCTACGAGCGCTCGGTACTTTCGTTCAAAGGCAATGTGAGCACCGGCCAGGATCTTTTTGAGGCGAACTGTTCAGCCTGCCACGGCACCGAGGCGAAAGGCTGGGTGGGGCCGAATCTGGAGGAAGTCAAAGAGCGCAAATCGGACCTGCAACTCATCCGGCAGGTGACCCGCGGCGAGACGCCCCCGATGCCCAAGTTCGAACTGAACGAAAAGCAGATGGCGGATCTGCTGAGTTATCTGAAGAGTATTTAA
- a CDS encoding HAD family hydrolase — MIVVDNLPSTMLPLSSFPAAAAAQIALVATDIDGTLTRSGRLPPETLEGIDRLRAAGIAVVLVTGRSAGWANALAHYLAVDAVIAENGAGYYLGGSETEWMSLVQLDTNNHRAALAECFAHLQMLYPSLIPSTDNRYRLSDWTFAVAGLESNSLKYMRCVCEKYGFDFIWSAVQAHIKPLECNKGQALRQVLATHFPYLLIQQVLTVGDSPNDSDLFAPEFDYSFAVANLRRHTDQMRQLPRYIAEQAESTGFLVILETLFHHRRSC; from the coding sequence ATGATAGTTGTGGACAACCTGCCGAGCACAATGCTGCCTCTCTCATCTTTTCCTGCTGCCGCCGCTGCCCAAATCGCCCTGGTGGCCACCGACATCGACGGCACGTTGACCCGCTCCGGCCGCCTGCCGCCCGAAACTCTCGAAGGAATCGACCGGCTGCGGGCGGCCGGGATCGCCGTGGTACTGGTCACCGGGCGCTCGGCGGGTTGGGCGAATGCCCTGGCTCACTATCTGGCGGTGGACGCAGTGATCGCCGAAAACGGAGCCGGCTACTACCTCGGCGGCAGCGAGACCGAATGGATGTCCCTGGTACAGCTTGATACAAACAACCACCGAGCGGCCCTGGCCGAATGCTTCGCCCATTTGCAAATGCTTTACCCGAGCTTGATCCCCAGCACCGACAATCGCTACCGGTTGAGCGACTGGACCTTTGCAGTTGCCGGATTAGAATCCAACTCTTTGAAATACATGCGCTGCGTCTGTGAAAAATACGGGTTCGACTTTATCTGGAGTGCGGTGCAGGCTCACATCAAGCCACTGGAGTGCAACAAAGGTCAAGCCCTACGCCAGGTGCTCGCAACCCACTTTCCATATTTGTTGATACAACAGGTGCTGACCGTCGGCGATAGTCCAAACGACAGCGATCTGTTTGCGCCAGAGTTTGACTACAGCTTTGCAGTAGCGAACTTGCGCAGGCATACCGACCAGATGCGGCAACTTCCTCGGTATATCGCCGAGCAGGCTGAAAGCACAGGATTTCTAGTCATTTTGGAGACCCTGTTTCATCACCGCCGAAGTTGTTAA
- the eis gene encoding GNAT family N-acetyltransferase, which produces MNWIIRPAHDIERRSLARLSHLAFAPAQPFAEIEARYASDAAIVARSVVACEAERLLGKYALLPYRNYVAGCEMPLGGLGGVAVAPEGRGLGVASALVRHALEVLGEHRYPLSMLYAYRHGFYRRFGWACVGEVYRYRVAGEDLPRYPEARYVLPLDTATDRAAIEELYGREAPRHSGWLVREPEHWQGHFKPDSTLQMFGCRFGGDLEGYVIFRYVNVSPDSAEVAHIAVREWVVASARAYRALLGFLGAQRDQVDAVVWDTDRADPLPRLLTEQRAAGDRSIRTFLNAVGFGAIHSSFMWRLVDLDRALALRPVRPAGDVAFNFEVHDPVFGTTLRPVEIEGGRLHLADKPASTTLKLDIGTLTQLWSGYGNARAAHWAGQLQVEGDEGVLEALDRAWQVEPPFCWDFF; this is translated from the coding sequence ATGAACTGGATTATTCGCCCGGCCCACGACATAGAACGCCGTTCGCTGGCACGGCTGTCGCACCTGGCTTTTGCCCCCGCTCAGCCGTTTGCTGAAATCGAAGCGCGCTACGCATCCGACGCCGCGATCGTCGCCCGCTCGGTGGTCGCCTGCGAGGCGGAACGTCTGCTGGGCAAATACGCACTGCTGCCCTACCGCAACTACGTGGCCGGCTGCGAGATGCCCCTGGGCGGGTTGGGCGGGGTGGCGGTGGCTCCCGAGGGCCGGGGCCTCGGGGTGGCAAGCGCCCTGGTGCGCCACGCCCTGGAGGTGCTTGGGGAGCACCGCTATCCCCTTTCGATGCTTTATGCCTATCGCCACGGTTTCTACCGCCGCTTCGGCTGGGCCTGCGTGGGAGAGGTCTACCGCTACCGGGTGGCCGGCGAAGATCTGCCCCGCTACCCGGAAGCCCGGTACGTGTTGCCCCTCGACACCGCCACCGACCGCGCGGCCATCGAAGAACTCTACGGGCGCGAGGCTCCCCGCCACAGCGGCTGGCTGGTGCGCGAACCGGAGCACTGGCAGGGACACTTCAAACCCGACAGCACCTTGCAAATGTTTGGCTGCCGCTTCGGCGGCGACCTCGAAGGGTACGTGATCTTCCGCTACGTCAATGTCTCCCCCGACAGCGCCGAAGTGGCCCATATCGCCGTGCGCGAGTGGGTGGTGGCCTCCGCCCGCGCCTACCGGGCGCTGTTGGGGTTTCTTGGCGCCCAGCGCGATCAAGTCGATGCGGTGGTCTGGGACACCGACCGCGCCGACCCGCTGCCGCGGCTGCTCACCGAACAGCGCGCCGCCGGGGACCGCTCGATCCGGACTTTTTTGAACGCCGTCGGTTTCGGAGCCATCCATAGCAGCTTCATGTGGCGCCTGGTCGATCTCGATCGGGCGCTGGCCTTGCGGCCCGTGCGGCCGGCAGGGGATGTTGCCTTCAATTTCGAAGTCCACGACCCGGTTTTTGGAACCACCCTGCGGCCGGTCGAAATCGAGGGCGGCCGTCTGCACCTGGCGGACAAGCCCGCCTCTACCACCCTCAAGCTCGATATCGGCACCCTCACCCAGCTGTGGAGCGGCTACGGCAACGCCCGCGCCGCCCACTGGGCCGGACAGCTGCAAGTCGAAGGCGACGAAGGGGTGCTCGAAGCTCTCGATCGCGCCTGGCAGGTGGAGCCGCCCTTCTGCTGGGACTTTTTTTAG
- a CDS encoding copper amine oxidase N-terminal domain-containing protein, which yields MRRRVAVGFLLGMVWAWPLRANERELFEVTMRRGQPFVSLMSVAQAFQANLRIIPDERAVNLQFDNQEASITDGTVLTLNRQLVVLSVAPYWRGGELFVPLDAVQKIFYVTVHWRIHTRQVAFSPALPPLQAQPRR from the coding sequence ATGCGTCGACGGGTTGCTGTTGGCTTTTTGCTCGGAATGGTCTGGGCCTGGCCGCTCAGGGCAAATGAGCGCGAGCTTTTTGAAGTGACGATGCGGCGCGGACAACCTTTTGTATCCCTGATGTCGGTGGCCCAGGCGTTTCAGGCCAACTTGCGGATCATCCCGGACGAGCGGGCGGTCAATTTGCAGTTCGACAATCAAGAAGCTTCAATCACCGACGGCACCGTACTCACCCTCAACCGCCAGCTCGTTGTGCTGAGCGTCGCCCCCTACTGGCGCGGCGGCGAGCTGTTCGTGCCCCTCGATGCGGTGCAAAAGATTTTCTATGTCACCGTGCACTGGCGCATCCACACCCGGCAGGTGGCCTTCTCGCCGGCCCTGCCGCCGCTGCAGGCGCAACCGCGCCGTTAG
- a CDS encoding bifunctional class I SAM-dependent methyltransferase/glycosyltransferase family 2 protein, whose protein sequence is MPDRPSPIPPNPPDYAFKEEIQKHFEAVAYSQQRWRRRNRYYYADIEALCRFLIPAHSRVLQIGSGNGDLLASLEPAVGLGVDFSPSMVTLAREQHPELQFLCQDAEQLDLEGQTFDYILLVGVLGHLADIQSVLEGLRPCCHRRTRVVAVFHNYLWEPLLRLGERLGERMPQPAQNWLSDTDVRNLFAITGYTVVKQGRRMLLPRRVPLVADWLNRYAARLPLIEHLCLTQYLVARPDFGPQPAALPTCSVIVPARNEAGNIRAAVERLPALGSHTELLFVEGNSQDDTWQVIGEVAREYGERLDIRVFKQKGKGKGDAVRLAFEQAKGDILMILDADLTVPPEDLPKFYAVIASGRGEFINGSRLIYPRSREAMPWLNTLANKFFGVVFSFLLDQPLKDTLCGTKVLWREDYEKIAAGRAYFGDFDPFGDFDLLFGAAKLNLHIVEVPIRYQPRTYGQSNIAHFREGLVLLRMCLFASQRIKFN, encoded by the coding sequence ATGCCCGATCGCCCCTCGCCCATCCCGCCGAACCCGCCAGACTACGCCTTCAAAGAAGAAATCCAGAAGCACTTCGAAGCGGTGGCCTACAGCCAGCAGCGCTGGCGGCGGCGCAACCGCTACTACTACGCGGACATCGAGGCGCTGTGCCGGTTTTTGATCCCCGCCCACAGCCGCGTGCTGCAAATCGGCTCAGGCAACGGCGATTTGCTCGCGAGCCTCGAGCCTGCGGTGGGATTGGGGGTAGATTTCAGCCCCTCGATGGTGACCCTCGCCCGCGAGCAGCACCCCGAATTGCAATTTCTCTGCCAGGACGCCGAGCAACTGGATCTAGAGGGCCAAACCTTCGATTACATCCTGCTGGTGGGGGTGCTGGGCCATCTAGCCGACATCCAGAGCGTCTTGGAAGGGCTCAGACCGTGCTGCCACCGCCGCACCCGCGTCGTGGCGGTTTTTCACAACTACCTCTGGGAACCGCTGCTGCGCCTGGGAGAACGCCTGGGAGAACGGATGCCCCAGCCCGCCCAGAACTGGCTTTCGGACACCGACGTGCGCAATCTGTTCGCCATCACCGGCTACACCGTCGTCAAGCAGGGACGCCGCATGCTCCTGCCGCGCCGGGTGCCGCTAGTGGCCGACTGGCTCAACCGCTACGCCGCCCGGCTGCCCCTGATCGAGCATCTGTGCCTCACCCAGTACCTGGTCGCTCGGCCCGATTTTGGGCCGCAGCCTGCCGCCCTGCCCACCTGCTCGGTGATCGTGCCTGCGCGCAACGAAGCCGGCAATATCCGCGCGGCGGTTGAACGCCTGCCTGCCCTGGGCAGCCACACAGAACTCCTCTTCGTCGAGGGCAACTCCCAGGACGACACCTGGCAGGTGATCGGCGAAGTGGCCCGCGAGTACGGCGAGCGCCTCGATATTCGCGTGTTCAAACAAAAAGGCAAGGGCAAGGGCGACGCGGTGCGCCTCGCCTTCGAGCAGGCCAAAGGCGATATTTTGATGATTCTGGACGCGGATCTGACCGTACCCCCGGAGGATCTACCCAAGTTCTACGCGGTGATTGCGAGCGGTCGGGGCGAATTTATCAACGGTTCGCGCCTGATTTATCCGCGCTCGCGCGAGGCGATGCCCTGGCTTAATACCCTGGCCAACAAATTTTTTGGAGTTGTCTTCAGCTTCCTGCTCGATCAACCCCTCAAAGACACCCTCTGCGGCACAAAGGTCCTTTGGCGCGAGGACTACGAAAAGATTGCCGCCGGACGCGCCTACTTCGGTGACTTCGACCCATTCGGCGATTTTGATTTGCTCTTCGGGGCCGCCAAGCTCAACTTGCACATCGTCGAGGTGCCCATCCGCTACCAGCCGCGCACCTACGGCCAGTCAAACATCGCCCATTTTCG
- the purD gene encoding phosphoribosylamine--glycine ligase: MKILVVGNGGREHCLAWALARSEGVGRIWVAPGNGGTATESKCANLAVSPLDFAALADFAHSERVDLTVVGPEAPLAAGIVDYFQAEGLIIFGPTREGAQLEASKAWAKHLMHEAGVPTAAARSFADIEAARAYVRELGAPLVVKADGLAAGKGVTVAMETAEALAALDELPRFGAAGATVVIEEFMAGEEASVLAFTDGKTIRAMVPAQDHKRVGEGDTGPNTGGMGAYAPAPLVDAALMRQIEERILAPTLTALQKRSIDYRGVLYAGLMIGPDSSVRVIEFNCRLGDPETQVVLPLLETPLEEVLLATAQGSLDRVDLQWKPGAAACVVLAAGGYPGDYRQGDVITGLEEARAQGGLVFHSGTRREKERILSAGGRILAVTALGDALESAIASAYQVVNCIAVKDVHYRRDIGWRALQLCK, encoded by the coding sequence TTGAAGATATTGGTGGTCGGCAATGGCGGTCGGGAGCACTGCCTGGCCTGGGCGCTCGCCCGCTCCGAGGGGGTGGGCCGGATCTGGGTCGCCCCGGGTAACGGCGGCACCGCCACCGAATCCAAGTGCGCCAATCTGGCCGTCTCGCCGCTCGATTTTGCGGCCCTGGCGGATTTTGCCCACTCTGAGCGCGTCGATCTGACCGTGGTCGGCCCCGAGGCACCCCTGGCTGCGGGCATCGTCGATTACTTCCAGGCTGAGGGACTGATTATTTTCGGCCCCACGCGCGAAGGGGCACAACTCGAAGCGAGCAAAGCCTGGGCCAAACACTTGATGCACGAAGCCGGGGTACCCACCGCCGCCGCCAGAAGTTTTGCCGATATCGAGGCGGCCCGCGCCTACGTGCGCGAACTGGGGGCACCTCTGGTGGTCAAAGCCGACGGTCTTGCCGCCGGCAAAGGGGTGACCGTGGCGATGGAGACCGCCGAGGCCCTGGCTGCCCTCGACGAGTTGCCGCGCTTCGGGGCGGCGGGGGCGACCGTGGTCATCGAAGAATTTATGGCCGGGGAAGAAGCTTCGGTACTCGCCTTCACCGACGGCAAGACCATCCGGGCGATGGTGCCCGCCCAAGATCACAAGCGTGTAGGCGAGGGCGACACCGGCCCCAACACCGGCGGCATGGGTGCCTACGCCCCCGCCCCACTCGTGGACGCCGCCCTGATGCGTCAAATCGAGGAACGCATTCTTGCTCCTACACTCACCGCTTTGCAAAAGCGGAGTATCGACTACCGGGGCGTACTGTACGCCGGACTGATGATTGGTCCTGACAGCTCGGTACGGGTAATCGAATTCAACTGCCGCCTGGGCGATCCCGAGACCCAGGTGGTCCTGCCGCTGCTGGAAACCCCTTTAGAAGAAGTGCTCCTGGCTACCGCCCAGGGCAGTCTCGATCGGGTGGATTTGCAATGGAAACCGGGTGCTGCCGCCTGCGTGGTACTCGCAGCGGGAGGTTACCCGGGTGACTACCGCCAGGGCGATGTGATTACCGGCCTGGAGGAGGCCCGTGCCCAGGGCGGCCTCGTCTTCCACAGCGGAACTCGCCGGGAGAAAGAACGCATCTTGAGCGCCGGGGGCCGCATCCTGGCAGTAACTGCATTGGGCGATGCCCTCGAAAGCGCCATCGCAAGCGCTTACCAGGTCGTCAATTGCATTGCCGTCAAAGATGTTCATTACCGCCGTGACATCGGTTGGCGGGCTTTGCAGCTATGCAAGTAA